DNA from Methanobrevibacter sp.:
TCACACCTGCACGTTTGGCATCAGATAAAAGTTTGGCTTCTTCTTTTGTTCTTGCTTTTCTAATCTTATCGTCAATTTCCTTGATTCTATAATTTTTAGGAATTCTATCTTTTAAAACAGCTTTATGACCCAAATAACTGGATTTAACAATATTTGACTCGGCACCTTTTGCAATCAAATCATCGCTTAACCTTAAATAGGATTTAGTATTGTCAATCCAGGGAATATCCACCTCATCTGTTCTGAATTTCTGCATAATATTTGTCTGGGACAAATCCATTGGCCCAAACTCTTTACACATCAAAATTCCCAACCATGCAATCATTACGCCATTATCTCCGCATAGTTTCATTTTAGGCATGTAAAATTTAGCGCCATGTTCTTCAGACATCGTTTTAAGCATTTCCCTTAATCTTGAATTAGCAGAAACCCCTCCGCATAGCATCACTTCATCTTTTTGAGTGTGGGACAGGGCACGTTCTGTAACTTCAACAAGCATTGAAAAAGCAGTTTCCTGAAGTGAGAAGCAAATATCCTCCATAGAAACACCTTTTTGCGCTTTTCTAAGTGCTGCAGACAACAATCCTGAAAATGAAAAATCCATTCCCTTTACGACATATGGCAAATCAACATATGACCCCTGTTTAGCCAGTTTTTCAATAACAGGCCCTCCGGGATGACCCAAACCAGTTTCACGGCCAAAATGATCAAGACAGTTGCCAATAGCTATGTCCAAAGTCTCGCCAAAAATTCTATATCTTCCACTTTCATAAGCAATTACCTGACTATTGCCCCCACTTACATAAAGAGAAACGGGATTAACTGCACCAGTATCAAGTTTTCCAACTTCAACATGACCAATGCAATGATTCACACCGATGATTGGTTTTTTAAGTGATAATGATAAACTACGGGCTGAAGTTGCAACAATCCTTAAGGCAGGACCTAAACCCGGTCCCTGTGAAAAAGATATTAAATCAATATCCCCATAAGAAAGTCCGGCCTCTTCAATAGCCATCGGAATTAATTTAGGAATCCACTCGGCATGATGTTCTGCAGCTATTCTTGGATGAATTCCCCCTTCTTCTGGAAACAACTGTTTTCCAGCCATAGCCAATATGCTGCCGTCACTATCAACAATACCTACACCTGTTTTTTCTGCAGTTCCTTCAATTCCTAAACTTATCAAAATAATCAACTTGAAAAAATTTAATTAATTACTATATTACTTTTAATAAATATAAAAATATTTTTTAAATCTAAAAAACATAAGTTGATTATATGGGATTTTATAACAATAATACTCCGGAAGAAAAAAGAGTTAAAAAATTAACAGGAGATATTAACATCAGCGATATGTTCAAAAATGAATGTGAAACTCGTGGAATTCCAATTTATAATGCTTACAATATTCAAAAACGATTACTTCACGAGGTAGAACAGGAACAGCTCCATGGTGTTAAAGAAGTAGATGACAGATTAATGGAGTTGCTTGATGAGAGAGGAAAAAACAAGGTAACACACAGATATGTGGATTTTATTTCCAATGAAGACAGTGCATCAAAAGGAGTTATACCTCCAAAGCCAGATGAAAAAACTTCACTCCCTCCAAAAGAACAGATTAAAATACCTCCGAGAGCAAGAGACGGAAAGCAATTCCTCAATGATGATGAATTGCCGGAAAGAGAAATGTTAAAGAAAATCATGCTCCAAAATAAAAAAATTATTAATCAGAATAAAATTATTATAGAACAGTTGAAAAAATTAGGTGAAAAAGATGATTGATGGAATAGAAACATACGGATCAACTGATTTAATGGAAAAATTACAGAAATCCGAAGATAGTGTATTTTTACTTACAATTGGAACAACCGAAACTTCAAAAATCCAGGATATTTCAGGAGCAGGAGCAACACCTGATTTAACCGTGTTTACACCTGCTGCAGATGCTGAATTTATGGTTTTGGGAGAAGTCCACTGTACTCAAACAGTTGCAGAAACTGTTGTTGACGGTGCAGCAGCACCAACCCCTGCAAGGCTTACAAAAGCAGCACTCCAACTTACAAACATCCCCTTCATTGTTGTTGACGCAGGTTCCAAAGTTAAACCTGATGTGGAATATTATAAGCTTGGAAATGAATACGGAAGAGACATAAGAACCGGAAAAGGAGTTTTAAATCCACTTGAGATTCTTGAAAACGGAAAAGACTTAGGTGCGGAATTATCAAGAAGGCATGAAATTATCATTATAGGAGAAAGCATAGCTGCAGGAACCACAACCGCACTGGGAGTCCTGAAAGCCTTAGGTTATGAAGCCAATGAAAAAGTTAGCGGAAGCATGCCTCATAACCCTCATGACTTAAAATCAAAAGTTGTTGATGAAGGACTGGAAAATGCAGGAATAGAACCTGGCAAAGCCGATGCAATTCAGGCCATTGGCGCTGTAGGAGACCCCACCATTGTAGCAATAGCAGGAATGGTATTAGGTTCTGACGTTCCAGTTATTTTAGCAGGAGGAACTCAAATGGCAGCTACCTGTGCTGCAATAAAATCAATTCAGCCTAACTTTGATTTTTCAAGAATCAATTTAGCTACTACCATATACGTTGCAGCAGACGAAACAGCAGACTTGTTCGGCATTCTAGAGCAGATTGATGACAACATTACCGTAAATGTGGTGAACCCTCACTTCGAAGAATCATCACACGAGGGATTGAAAAATTATTTAACAGGATTCGTTAAAGAAGGAGTCGGTGCAGGAGGAATGATGTTTGCAGCCCTTGCTTTGGGAAATTCTGTTGAAAAATTAAGAGAAAAAATAGAAAAAGTATGTAAATAGAGATTGTTAATCTCTATATTTTTTTAATTTTAAAATATATGAGTTATAGAACCCATAAATACAATTATACCCATTACCCAACAATAATAGGCAAAAATATCAAGGCTTCTGTTTTTAATTAAATCCAACATCCATTTAATAGCCAGATAACCTGCAATTACTGAAGCTATAAATCCTATAAATATAGGTAAAAAATTAACATCAATTGCAGACCCAATATCTTTTAACTGGAAAACAAAAGCACCCAATATTGCAGGAATAGACAATATAAAACTGAATTTAGCTGCAAATTCTTTTTCAAGACCAATAGTCAGACCGGCAGCAATTGTAGTTCCGGAACGTGAAAGACCAGGCAATATTGCACATGCCTGACCCAATCCCATTACCAATGCTTCTTTTTTGGAGAGATTATTCATATCAATTTTTCCGCTATTCATCCTCTGAGATAAATAAAGAATAGTACCTGTGACAAACAGGAAAAATGCGGGAACATAAAGCGCTCCTGCAAATAATGCTTCTACAGCATCATCAAATAACACTCCGACAATTCCTACAGGAATAGTGGCCAGAATAACATACCATGCAAGTCTTTTATAAGGGTCTTCGCGAAAACCTTTCATAAATCTGCCTTGCAACAAATCACCAATGCTTAACCACCAGGATTTAATCATTTTTGCTATATCCCAACGGAAAAACCATAAAACCGCAATTAATGTTCCCAAATGAAGTAAAACATCAAAGGCAAGAGAGCTTTCAACACCCAGCACATTATGAGCAAAAATCAAATGTGCTGAACTGCTGACCGGTAAAAATTCCGTCAGCCCCTGAACAATACCTATAATGATTGCCTGCAGTATATCCACTGTACTCACCACTTAAATATATGATAACCAACCGTATTTATCTTCAGCTTTAGCTTCTACAACATCAAAGAAAGCTTTTTGTAATTTTTCAGAAATCGGCCCCCTCTTGCCGCTGCCAACGATTCTGTGGTCAATTGAACGGATTGGAGTTACTTCAGCCGCAGTTCCGGTGAAAAATACTTCATCAGCAAAATACAATCTTTCTCTTGAAATGACATCTTCAATGACTTCATAACCTAAGTCACGTGCAATAGTCATAAGGGAATCTCTTGTAATACCTTTGAGGTTAGATGATGACATGGCAGGAGTATATAATTTTTCACCTTCAATCAAGAAGATATTCTCTCCGCTGCCCTCAGATACATGACCCTGATAGTCAAGCATGATTGCCTCATCATATCCGTTGTCAATAGCTTCAAGTTTTGCCAATTGAGAGTTCATATAGTTTGCCCCACATTTAGCAAGTGTCGGTAAAGTGTCAGGTGCAGGTTTTCTCCATGAGGATATTCCAATATCCACTCCGTTTGCCATTCCTTCTTCACCTAAGTATGATCCCCATTCCCAAGCGGCAATAACCACATTAACTGGGCATCCTGAAGGGTCCACACCTAACTGTCCGTACCCCCTAAATACAATAGGGCGGATGTAGCATCCTTGCAAATCATTTACACGAACAGTTTCCAGAATCGCCTCTTCAATTTCCTCTTTTGTAAATGGAATATCGATTTTATAAACTTTTGCAGAATCAAATAAACGTTGAACGTGTTCTTTTAATCTGAATACTGCAACGCCGTTATCATTTTTATATGCGCGAATTCCTTCAAAAACACTTGTACCATAATGGACCACATGAGAAAGAACATGAATTTTTGCATCTTTCCAATCAACCATGTTGCCATCTATCCAAATTTTACTAGCAGTATCATCCCATGCCATTTTATCACTTCATTATTTTATATGTAAATAGATATGTTTTTATTATATATTAAAATTTCTTTGTTTGAATTTAAAAAACAGTAAACTATATATAATAGTAAATTCATAATAATATTTGTTGGTTCCGTGGTCTAGTGGTATGATACCTCCCTTACAAGGAGGGGATCACGAGTTCGAATCTCGTCGGAACCACTACTTCTAATTTTATAAAATTCATTACTTTCAGTCTGCTTTTTCTCGTTTTAGAAAGGTTACATTTTAACCTGAAATTTTATTGTGCAACATTATTATTGTTTAAAAAAAATAAAATATTTTAGATAATAATATAGATTTTTATCATTTAAATTGAACAATGAACGATATTTTAAAAAATAACCAATATAATGATTAAAAACAACAAATAATAAAATTTAAATAGTTTTTGAACTAAATTTAGTAATATCAAAAAAGGAGACTATATTATGGTAGTTAAAATTGCTATTATTAAAAGTGGTAATATTGGTACTTCACCAGTAATTGACCTATTGTTAGATGAAAGAGCAGACAGACCAAATATTGATGTAAGAACATTTGGATCTGGAGCAAAAATGAACCCAGAACAAGTAGAAGACGTCGTACCTAAAATAGACGCATTTGAACCTGATTTCGCAGTTTTCATCAGTCCAAACCCAGGAGCACCAGGTCCTGCTAAAGCAAGAGAAATGTTATCTGAAAAAGACATTCCTGCTATTATCATTGGTGACGCACCAGGTAAAGGTAAAAAAGATGAAATGGATGAACAAGGCTTAGGATACATCATTGTAATGTCCGACCCAATGATTGGTGCAAAAAGAGAATGGTTAGACCCAACTGAAATGGCTATTTTCAACGCAGACATCTTAAAAGTATTAGCTGAAACTGGAGCATTAAGATTAGTTCAAAAAACTCTCGACACTGTTATCGAACAAGCTGAAGCTGGAGAAATCGAATTACCTAAACTCATAATTACTGCTGAAAAAGCTGCAGAAGCTGGCGGATTTGAAAACCCATATGCAAAAGCAAAAGCTATTGCTGCATATGAAATGGCTGGATCTGTTGCTAACTTAGACATGAAAGGTTGTTTCATGACCAAAGGTTTCGAAAACTTCATCCCATTAGTAGCTGCTGCTCACGAAATTGCTGCATGCGCTGCTAAATTAGCTCAAGAAGCAAGAGAAATCGAAAAAGCAAATGATACTGTTTTAAGAACCCCTCACATGAAAGAAGGAAACCTCGGTTGTAAAACAGAGTTAATCTCAAAACCAGAATAAGTAGTATTCACTACTTTTCTTTTTTTCTTTTTTTAAAAACTTTTACCTGATAATCTAAACACTGACTACTTTTAAAATCAATATTAAAAATATAAAAAAAAGATAGCTAAATTATTAGCTATAATACTCCTTTTGTAGAAGGAATCTGATTGTGTTCAACTTTAATCGCTTCCTTAACTGATTTTGCAAATGCTTTAAAAATGGCTTCGGCTTTGTGATGGTCATTTGCCCCCTCAACAGTACCATATATATTCACTTTAGCGGAACTTGAAAATGATTCAAAGAAATGGATTACAATATCGGAAGTCATGTCACCGATTTTTTCATTTTTAAAACTTAAATCCATATTACAGTAACTGCGTCCGCTAATATCTATTGCTACTGTGGCTACTGATTCATCCATCGGCACAATGGCATGCGCCATTCTTTTTATTCCTTTTTTATCCCCAATAGCTTCACTAAAAGCATCACCAAGCAATATTCCAACATCTTCAATGGTGTGGTGATCATCAATTTCAATATCTCCGCTGGCTTGGATATCCAAATCCACCATGCTGTGTTTTGAAAAAGATTCAAGCATGTGATTAAAGAAGTTCACGCCGGTTGAAATATTATATTTTCCGGTGCCGTCAAGATTGAGTTTAACGGCAATTTCAGTTTCAGATGTTTTTCTTGAAACATTTGCATTTCTAGTCATAATCTAACCCATGAATAATTCATTTTAGCTTCAATAATTCGTACCTTTTAACCATTACGTATGATTTTAATACATTGTGTAGGGCATTCCATTGCACATAATGTACAAACATGACAATATCTTAAATCCAATATATGTGCAACGTCCTCTATCTTCCAAATTTTAGCGGATTTAGGACAAATTTCAGCACAATTTCCACACGCAATACATTTTTCTTCATCTACCAAAATTTGTAACATTTAAGATCTCCCAAAATAATTATAATTTCAATGTCGCGACAGACATTGCTTTAAATCCTAAATA
Protein-coding regions in this window:
- a CDS encoding bifunctional N(6)-L-threonylcarbamoyladenine synthase/serine/threonine protein kinase; translated protein: MIILISLGIEGTAEKTGVGIVDSDGSILAMAGKQLFPEEGGIHPRIAAEHHAEWIPKLIPMAIEEAGLSYGDIDLISFSQGPGLGPALRIVATSARSLSLSLKKPIIGVNHCIGHVEVGKLDTGAVNPVSLYVSGGNSQVIAYESGRYRIFGETLDIAIGNCLDHFGRETGLGHPGGPVIEKLAKQGSYVDLPYVVKGMDFSFSGLLSAALRKAQKGVSMEDICFSLQETAFSMLVEVTERALSHTQKDEVMLCGGVSANSRLREMLKTMSEEHGAKFYMPKMKLCGDNGVMIAWLGILMCKEFGPMDLSQTNIMQKFRTDEVDIPWIDNTKSYLRLSDDLIAKGAESNIVKSSYLGHKAVLKDRIPKNYRIKEIDDKIRKARTKEEAKLLSDAKRAGVKTPVLFDINLSDKSILMEEIEGDIVKDIMDEDLAFRIGSEISKLHSADIIHGDITTSNIMLQDNKLVFIDFGLGRYSPLDEDKAVDLLVLKKSLQSIDYNLAMKYFDCVLKGYGNESMSNKISDIESRGRYTH
- the cobT gene encoding nicotinate mononucleotide-dependent phosphoribosyltransferase CobT, with amino-acid sequence MIDGIETYGSTDLMEKLQKSEDSVFLLTIGTTETSKIQDISGAGATPDLTVFTPAADAEFMVLGEVHCTQTVAETVVDGAAAPTPARLTKAALQLTNIPFIVVDAGSKVKPDVEYYKLGNEYGRDIRTGKGVLNPLEILENGKDLGAELSRRHEIIIIGESIAAGTTTALGVLKALGYEANEKVSGSMPHNPHDLKSKVVDEGLENAGIEPGKADAIQAIGAVGDPTIVAIAGMVLGSDVPVILAGGTQMAATCAAIKSIQPNFDFSRINLATTIYVAADETADLFGILEQIDDNITVNVVNPHFEESSHEGLKNYLTGFVKEGVGAGGMMFAALALGNSVEKLREKIEKVCK
- a CDS encoding undecaprenyl-diphosphate phosphatase translates to MDILQAIIIGIVQGLTEFLPVSSSAHLIFAHNVLGVESSLAFDVLLHLGTLIAVLWFFRWDIAKMIKSWWLSIGDLLQGRFMKGFREDPYKRLAWYVILATIPVGIVGVLFDDAVEALFAGALYVPAFFLFVTGTILYLSQRMNSGKIDMNNLSKKEALVMGLGQACAILPGLSRSGTTIAAGLTIGLEKEFAAKFSFILSIPAILGAFVFQLKDIGSAIDVNFLPIFIGFIASVIAGYLAIKWMLDLIKNRSLDIFAYYCWVMGIIVFMGSITHIF
- a CDS encoding branched-chain amino acid transaminase, giving the protein MAWDDTASKIWIDGNMVDWKDAKIHVLSHVVHYGTSVFEGIRAYKNDNGVAVFRLKEHVQRLFDSAKVYKIDIPFTKEEIEEAILETVRVNDLQGCYIRPIVFRGYGQLGVDPSGCPVNVVIAAWEWGSYLGEEGMANGVDIGISSWRKPAPDTLPTLAKCGANYMNSQLAKLEAIDNGYDEAIMLDYQGHVSEGSGENIFLIEGEKLYTPAMSSSNLKGITRDSLMTIARDLGYEVIEDVISRERLYFADEVFFTGTAAEVTPIRSIDHRIVGSGKRGPISEKLQKAFFDVVEAKAEDKYGWLSYI
- a CDS encoding F420-dependent methylenetetrahydromethanopterin dehydrogenase — translated: MVVKIAIIKSGNIGTSPVIDLLLDERADRPNIDVRTFGSGAKMNPEQVEDVVPKIDAFEPDFAVFISPNPGAPGPAKAREMLSEKDIPAIIIGDAPGKGKKDEMDEQGLGYIIVMSDPMIGAKREWLDPTEMAIFNADILKVLAETGALRLVQKTLDTVIEQAEAGEIELPKLIITAEKAAEAGGFENPYAKAKAIAAYEMAGSVANLDMKGCFMTKGFENFIPLVAAAHEIAACAAKLAQEAREIEKANDTVLRTPHMKEGNLGCKTELISKPE
- the hisB gene encoding imidazoleglycerol-phosphate dehydratase HisB, which encodes MTRNANVSRKTSETEIAVKLNLDGTGKYNISTGVNFFNHMLESFSKHSMVDLDIQASGDIEIDDHHTIEDVGILLGDAFSEAIGDKKGIKRMAHAIVPMDESVATVAIDISGRSYCNMDLSFKNEKIGDMTSDIVIHFFESFSSSAKVNIYGTVEGANDHHKAEAIFKAFAKSVKEAIKVEHNQIPSTKGVL
- a CDS encoding 4Fe-4S binding protein, with translation MLQILVDEEKCIACGNCAEICPKSAKIWKIEDVAHILDLRYCHVCTLCAMECPTQCIKIIRNG